tccggcatgtgaagggaccccgcacgacactaaccacctcttcacatgccccctcaatcagactcatctaacccccctctccctctggacccaacctgtcgaaacagcatgtttcctgggcctacccctagatgagctagacgaagatgacagaTGATATACCTACACTAACAGGGCTAACTACgctgttaaaaacaacaacaacaacgggttGGGTCAAGAGGGGAGggatgttagatgagtaggttttaaatGGCATgagtcgtgcggggtaccttcacatgccggacatatgtttggtatgtcggggtaaCTTCTGgttaagtaggagtttaacctgctacaatatccggacgtaattgtgccagtgttacgcgggtctcacgggaaagctggagctcttcatctgctagaggtggtggttggactccgattacggcattcacaggacggccacctcttttcgccaagcgttagaaGTGGGAACAGGTGAAGCATGCTggaaatttttggaagcattTCAAAAAAGATGTGTTTAGTTTAAAAATGAAACTCGAACTTGAAAGGTCCTGTATAACCTGCGCAAAGTTGTGCAGTTTTGAAAATCAACCGAGTGGAGACTTAAGCAAGGTGGATTAGGTGTGTTTACCATAGTCGAGCTCATCCTCCGATTTGTGTTGTTCGCCttaatgttgttctacaaatggagggaccacaGCTTTATGCCTATCTCGCCTCCGTAGCAGATGgatttatgaggagtttttcacggcagaaatatactctgaGGTTTGACATTGGATGTTTCATGCCCATAGTGGACTTCAAACCAGGGCAGGCAAACTATGCAACTATGATATTTAAATCATGGAAGTGCGTACAtatgtttgttattaaaaaattaccttTTTGAAGAGTTGTTTGTCCAGCGGTGGTACTCGTAGTAAATCCAAATTGCTTTGATGGTATTGTAGCATCACTGGTAAAACCGAATATGTTGTTGGTTATCACTTTGCCTTCGTTACTCTTCGTAAAAGTGGTCTTTGTCGAACTGCCAAGTTCTTGATCCCCTGATGACGCTGCATCGGCGCTTCCAGGCGCCGTTGTTGATTCGAATGGAgctggaaaatttttattaaaacttgatGAGGATGGTTTCTGGTTAAATGCTTGTCCAGCTGTTGCTGCTGGTTGCAGttgagtttgttgttgttggctgtAATTATTAGCGTTTAGATTGTTTGTTTGTGGATTTTCCTTGTTGACCTCATTTACGGCAGCAGCGTTGACGTTACTTTCGGTTTCTGCAGTAGGTGGTATGAAAAGGACTGGTGGCAAAGCAGCCGTCTCTTCttgattgttgtttttgttgttaggcACTATCGCGAATGCATTATGGATGCTGGATGGTTTGACAGTTGTGGTGACTTTTGATGGGAAATTATTAAAAGCGAAAGTACGTGTAGTAGAAGTAGAGGCGGAAGCAGAAATGGAGTCGTGCCGATTAGTTAAACTGGGTGAAATTTGAAAGGAATTAAAGGATGGGGGGGAGGATGTTATGAAAACAGGTTTTGTTGCATCTGTCGCCAGTATGTTCTGCTGTGAAGGTGGTAATAAATCATTGGAGACCTCTGACTTGGAGTCGCCTGTATTGTATATGAACGGCACACCTGGGGCTAAGTCGGGATAATCGAAATCAGCTAACCATGACGGTATGGTGGCGGAATCGAATGGATTCTCCTCTATTGGTGTTGCTGGAGTTGTAGTCGTCGTCGATGTGGTTGTTGTGGTTGTAgtggaaaatttgtttgtattcaACGATCCTAACGAAGGTGCATCATTGCTGCGTGTTGGTAAGAAGGGATTTGAATTTGAGAATTTTGATTTTCCGGCTCCTTGACTATTCTCCACTTCGGTATTCGTTATATGATCTGTGTTAGTAGTAGGAAGATTTTGATTAAACCTATTGAAATCATTGTGTTGTTGGTGCGTAGGTGTTATCAAACGCGGTCTTTGTGTCGTCGTTGTGGTGCTGGTGGCGCTTTTACTAAGGAATGATGTGCTCACTTTCGAACTGGGAAATGTGGTAGATGAGGCGAGTATTGAATCGTGCGATTGTGCGATATGATTAGAAGAGAAACGATCATCGAAAGTGTTTGGTCTTTGGGTGGTTGTGGTAGAGGTAGTTCGGGCGGTCGTGGGATAAGCGCGCACCCAATGTGGTCGGGGTGTTGAAACGGTGGGACGTCGGGTAGTAGTGGTAAATGCTTGACGAGTACTAGAAGTTGTTACTGTGGTACGTGGACGGCTCGTGGTAGTGGTAGTTGTAAATTGACCTGTTGGTCCCGGCAAATCGATGTTATTAAGATCGGTATATGGTTCAAGTGGAGGGAGGATATCACGTGAAATTGTGTCATTATATTCTTGAATATTTTCCGGAGTGATAAATGTTACAGCGGCATCCAACTCAGGGTCATCAATATCGGCCAACCAAGATGGTATGGTGTAAGAGTCGCCACCTTCCAATTGGAAGAAGTCGTTGGGGTTAAGTGGCGCgggtgtggttgttgttgtagtggtGCGGAATGTGGTTGTGGCGCgacgtgttgttgttgtggttggaCGATGGGTTGTCGTAGTTGGACGATGAGTTGTCGTTGTTGGTCGTTGGGTTGTCGTTGTAGTCCTCGTTGTCGTCGGCCTTGTTGTCCGCACAGTAGTTGACCTGGGTATGGTAGTAGTTGAACTCGTGAAATAAACGCCACTCCGTTTTGAATCAGTAAGCGGTACTATGGAAACACTTTCTTTACTAGAGACGGCGTTTAGACCGCCTTGCGAATTTAAAGTCTGTGCCGCGGTTAGAGAGGTACTTATTTTGGATTCTTGCTCTAGTGGTGGCAGTAAATCCCATGCTATGACCTTCAAGGATGACGTATCATCGGCGGGCACATATTCAACCGGACCACCAATGTCAGGGTCGTTAAGTTCAAGTATATATGACGGTAATGAGTTAAGAGCGCTATTTCGTTCGTGACCGGTTTGCTTTGGTGAGACTGGACTTGACTGCTCCGACTTCATTTCGACTAGTTGAGCATTTTCCACATCTACTGTAGCAGCAGCCTCGGGAAATGATCCCGTACCGGTTGTACCATCAATCGAGTCGCTCGGCACACCAACGGCAATGGGATCTAAGGAGGGAAGGGGAGTTTGGTATTTAGCAGCAATGCGATTAATAATGGCTAGATCAGTAGGAACGTTTGGATAATTAAAATTACCATTACTCAGGGGAGAGGGGGCTTTGCTGTGAGGGATGGTAGTGGGACTTCTTTTAACTCGCTGGATGAAGTTTTTATTAGTATCGTTAGCAATGAAAACTTGATGTTCGCTTTCAAATGGAGGATAATGCGATGAATTGGGGTTAGTTTGGGCAATTGGCGCTTTTAGTAGAATTGATGAGGTTGTTAATGGAGATATTGAACTATATTCTAAGTCTGGTGTAAGTTTATCCGTTAAATCAAGTAAGGAAtgcttaataaaattaaatttagctaATTGGTTAAAATATGGTTGTGTATCCGAAGGCGGAGGCGAAGAAGCCAACAAAGTTGGTGCGCTTGTGGTAGTGTCGGTTGTGTCAACAGTGTTTGCTTTGAATGTATTTGTGGTGCTATCAGTAGTGCTAGTGCCGGCAAGCGTGCGGTCCTTATTATTCCAGTGCTCGATTTGTTTTGAGTTATCAGTTTTTAgtgattttatgtttttgtgtgcATTAGTGCCGATTAAATCGCTACCATTTTCAATAAAGTTccattttcgagaatttttgttgttgtatgtgtgcactgattcatttttaaaatagaCTAAGTGGCTTTCACCGATTTCGTTCAGTACTTGTTGGTATCGAATCGAATCGAACAATTTAGGCTCAATGTGCTCGGCTTCATTACTGGGTTTGGAGTTGTTGTCAAGGTTAGTGACCTCGGCAATTTTATGACGATTTTTCAAAACATCTAAGACATAATCATCGTTGCTAATAAAGTTGATTACTCTGTCCTCGTTTACCTCAACATCTTCGGCCTGCTCTTGTTGACTATATTCAAGTTCACCGCtcttgttttgttgattgttcGTATTTAAATTGGTAGTATTGTttggtgcaataaaatttttattttttgtactagTGTTATTATTAAACTCACCAATGAATGGTGGCAGTAGGTCATCGGCTGGCTTCTTTATCTCGGTTATGCCCGAGGCATAGTTGGGTATTTCAAATTGTAAACCCTGCGCACTGATTACCTTCCGGCCATCAGGTGTATCGATGGGTTTGAGCGCCTCAATCGGATTACCATAACTATCAACGGCCGAAGGTTGGCTTTTGATGAAACCACCAGCACCGCCACCGTTATCGCTATTGAGAGCAGCAGCAACTGCGTCGGTGAATACTGCTGGTTGCGCTTCTAAAGGAAATGGCGATTGTGGTGGTGGTGCAATGCCATCTGAAAaggaagtttttgttttgttttgttgttcttttgttGTATTGCATTTCGTATTTAGTTTTGAATGTGTGTTGAACGAGTATACAtagttatgtatatacatatatcggaAATATTATTCATATACGACATAGTAGATAGagttgtttgtgtgtgtgtgtgtgtttgtttgtgtttgtgtttgagTCGAAGTTGAGTGTATTCCCCAACAGatacaattacatatttttcatgCATTAATTAATCGAATTCTactttttcctttcttttatCCGATGCTTGACTATAAGACCatacatttatttgaaattgaaagGATATAGAGAAGTACTTTGATGGTTTAAGATGCATTAGagtgtatattaaaaaatagatgtAAGCTCTTTAGTCACACTAGCATACAAAAATGTCCCACTTTTGGAAATGTTAAGCCGCTAGCTCCTGAAGCTGCTTAGTGAATATgtgaatgcaaaataaaatcaaacaatttTAGGTATTTCTAAATGATGAACATTGTTATATTTTTAGGCGCAAAAGCAATTGTTATAAAACTAAAGTCATAGTATATATAATTGtgtgaaagtgtgtgtgtgcttcTTAGCCGGTGCAAAGTCATAGAGAAGTTATTACCGGCGTTTAACGAGGACGAAACGTTATGACTATTTTTCAGATTaggaaacattttattatttggaatcaaagtttttatttttgtacggacttttcaaacgaccctcataCATGCATGTCTGTCTGTTTGGGAAGGGAAACTTGAAAgcgtataaatttatttatttacataatttttcaagCCAACATCTCTTAAGTTTCTCAGTTGTGCTATTTCGCTTGTTGAggtaaaatttttgtgattttcacttttcttcttttataacaattttttgagcgttGGGCGCAAGATTTAATAAATAAGTTGGGATTGACAACTCAGTGTGGGTCTCTTTTGCATTcctatttgtatttgaatacaCCGCATTGTAGTCACTTGCGTAATTTTAGAGCGAGAAAGCTTTATGGTTatacttttgaaatttcaagcgttattaaaatttaaagaaaaaaaatattgaatgaatattgaaaataaccAAAATAACTCCCTCCGattatatatggggcattcttcgccaaccggacaccgccatctgcccagaacagtttttataaaaaaaatttttccctatgccgaaataaaagcttatgtcatgtactttaatttgtcatgtggcactttttaaatattcaagatggacgacgaatattgacaaatatgttggaaaacaccaaaaaaaaatgaagtagtttgttaagaaaagtagagagagagattctggtgcaacgttcgactgtttcattaacagcactagttcttgatgtatttcacatgtcaaacggtacagaaataatttgaacaaattatagaaaagtctaaacgaataaactattaaaaataaatctgtcaaacagttctttttagaactattatcgcATCTGTTGTCGATATCGCTAAACTTCGTAAAACGttgtttaacagttttattgACAGCACAAGTTCTGTATAGGTCTTAATCGTTAAACTGTTTggagattattataaaaaattctgaaagaataaattaatatctaatacctgtcaaacagttcttttcagaacTATTATCGCCTAAAAAATGTTGGGAAAATCGAGAAAAGATCGATGCATTAATCCCTTTAGAAAAGtaggtccatcttgaatatttaaaaggtgccacatgacaaattaaagtacatgacataagcttttatttcggcatagggaaacattttttttataaaaactgttctgggcagatgggggtgtccggttggcgaagaatgccccatatatatatatatattgtagagtaccttcacttcactttcaaacttctttcgaattctttaaatatatttttaataggtaaatgaactcaaacttaaattatttataccatttcaatgtcaatgccattgttgtcaaataaacactttaatttcaatgacaaaattctttttctttttttttttgaaacccaaaacataagtaaacacatggcacacaccaaatacattttttctgtcatatgatacctcactccaaagcaaaaccatagcttactgtcaagtaagtctgcctaagcaaaatttaagttagcctaagcaaaattttattgtatagtatttttttttgaatttataattttgttattgatttttacttgtaacaatgtttagttgtaattatatattttattgatgagaagacaaaaagaaagtataaaataaagccattctatcagaaggcgGGCAATTCAGTCTTAGCCTggtagttggaaggcagtcatttgccctaactaaatacaacaaaatcttttatttaaaaggaacctttagtcggcaggtttgctctaaagctcttcccgGATAATAAAGACTTCTCATGGCgaacctttagtcggcaggtttgctctaaagctcttcccgGATAATAAAGACTTCTCGTGGCgaacctttagtcggcaggtttgctctaaagctcttccccgATAATAAAGTacttttcaatataaataattggcgcgtacaccctttttgggtgtttggccgagctcctccccctatttgtggtgtgcgtcttgatgttattccacaaatggagtttcaagccgactccgaacggcagatatttttatgaggagctttttcatggcagaaatacaatcggaagtttgccattgctggCCGAGGAgagacagctattagaaaaacgtttttcttaattttggtgtttcaccgagattcgaaccgacgttctctctgtgaactctgaatggtaatcacgaACCAAtctattcggctatggcggccgcctccCTCCGATTAACATAACcaatttgttttgttcttttaatttttgcgaattaatttcgtttttcatgtAGTTTTTATAAGGTTCAACATTAATGGCCATTATTTCGTAATGAatataacaacaaacaaaaaaataaccatTTTCATATATACCATTCCATAGCCATTTCTTAGATTTTCTTGTAAACAGCATTTGAAGAGGAGGACGAATTATTTTATCGCCTTATTATAATTACAAGTTGCAATTAAGAGTTGCTTACAGCGTCAGCACTTTTAAGTAATTATGAATCAACAAATGCCGGcatgttataagcttacatggcaaatttcagcgtgatatgtcacatagtttgttttctgtgctactgtaaacaagtcaagctcgagtgtgttcttcgaatttaacgatggaaattcaagttgaacaaagaatttgtttgaaattttgttattccaacaaaatttcggcttcagccgccttaaaaatgttgcagacaacctatggggactctgctctatcgcgtgcacgtgttttccagtggttcaaatcgttcaaagagggccgtaaatcaacccaaaaaaccacgccaaagtcgttcaaaaattaaggttatgctgactgtttttttcgattacgaaggtgtggtgcactcggagttccttccgcaaggccgatcggttaacgctgaatattatttagacgttttaaagcgtttgcgcgagaacattcgtcttaaaaggaaagaattgtgggacaacaaatcatggttcttgcatcacgataatgcaccagctcacacatcacgtcttgttcgcgattatttgaacaaaaataatgttaatatcgttccgcaagcaccgtattcgcctgatatggctccatgtgactttttcctgttttccaagctcaagttgccgctccgtggaaaacattttgagacaattgaagtcataaaagggAATTCGAAGagcacactcgagcttgacttgtttatagtagcacagaaaacaaactatgtgacatatcacgctgaaatttgccatgtaagcttataacagtcctaccaaaaatttatttttgccatatgtcatttgcggaccgttttattgataacgtctcgttcatatttgagcagaagatatgcAAATAATTATGCGCTCATGTTGATATAACgcagatatatatgtacatacattagggTGCCTCACTAAAAAAAGTAGCGTTTTTCCACCAGAcctattacatttattttattttaaaaatttggccataatatttttcttgaaaaattacattagatgatagaatatataattataagcttaaaaggcgtgcataaaaatatttaaaaattgtatcaacgACTTTGAAAAAATGagatatttgactttttttggCGAATTCATTCAAGGTGGTGCGCTagagcagctgattttttttaatttcttgttaCTCACGGCTCAAATTTTCTTTGGCaaatattaccatttttgttttttttttaattgattttaggaGGTACTTTTAAATCGGGCCAGCTAACGTAGGTCTTTATATTTTCAGAAACATCTTGGTcgaattattaatttataatatatttggtAGCTCCGACTGAAAAATAGTACCGATTGTTTTTCTGTATGAAGAGTGATGCACCctaaggtacatacatacactcatatatacaaatataaatacaataaataatttctaCACCATACTCGATTTAAATTACTTCTTGTACGGCTTGCCTTAAGGCCATGTTgtttaattaacttaattatCATTTTATATTCATCTTTTTAACATTTC
The sequence above is drawn from the Anastrepha obliqua isolate idAnaObli1 chromosome 4, idAnaObli1_1.0, whole genome shotgun sequence genome and encodes:
- the LOC129244665 gene encoding mucin-2-like isoform X2; this encodes MRSSARIPYRGLNTLWLFAVCTITVTLLSGSFVTTAFGAPAKLDPIAVGVPSDSIDGTTGTGSFPEAAATVDVENAQLVEMKSEQSSPVSPKQTGHERNSALNSLPSYILELNDPDIGGPVEYVPADDTSSLKVIAWDLLPPLEQESKISTSLTAAQTLNSQGGLNAVSSKESVSIVPLTDSKRSGVYFTSSTTTIPRSTTVRTTRPTTTRTTTTTQRPTTTTHRPTTTTHRPTTTTTRRATTTFRTTTTTTTPAPLNPNDFFQLEGGDSYTIPSWLADIDDPELDAAVTFITPENIQEYNDTISRDILPPLEPYTDLNNIDLPGPTGQFTTTTTTSRPRTTVTTSSTRQAFTTTTRRPTVSTPRPHWVRAYPTTARTTSTTTTQRPNTFDDRFSSNHIAQSHDSILASSTTFPSSKVSTSFLSKSATSTTTTTQRPRLITPTHQQHNDFNRFNQNLPTTNTDHITNTEVENSQGAGKSKFSNSNPFLPTRSNDAPSLGSLNTNKFSTTTTTTTSTTTTTPATPIEENPFDSATIPSWLADFDYPDLAPGVPFIYNTGDSKSEVSNDLLPPSQQNILATDATKPVFITSSPPSFNSFQISPSLTNRHDSISASASTSTTRTFAFNNFPSKVTTTVKPSSIHNAFAIVPNNKNNNQEETAALPPVLFIPPTAETESNVNAAAVNEVNKENPQTNNLNANNYSQQQQTQLQPAATAGQAFNQKPSSSSFNKNFPAPFESTTAPGSADAASSGDQELGSSTKTTFTKSNEGKVITNNIFGFTSDATIPSKQFGFTTSTTAGQTTLQKDFQHSTSDRFSSSSSSFSGSSQTFNKAATPSSFSSFTSTQQSMNFGGFNSNGAIVPATSIGVGKYTGGFGGAPGVLGSGKLGYAVQADGSTRPSSSGAFGQATVGLPTTAPKLPTNPSFANRIGIATPAGVTPDTGVGVNKYQGTFGGPPGVLVPFDIAKSG
- the LOC129244665 gene encoding mucin-2-like isoform X1; its protein translation is MRSSARIPYRGLNTLWLFAVCTITVTLLSGSFVTTAFGAPAKLDGIAPPPQSPFPLEAQPAVFTDAVAAALNSDNGGGAGGFIKSQPSAVDSYGNPIEALKPIDTPDGRKVISAQGLQFEIPNYASGITEIKKPADDLLPPFIDPIAVGVPSDSIDGTTGTGSFPEAAATVDVENAQLVEMKSEQSSPVSPKQTGHERNSALNSLPSYILELNDPDIGGPVEYVPADDTSSLKVIAWDLLPPLEQESKISTSLTAAQTLNSQGGLNAVSSKESVSIVPLTDSKRSGVYFTSSTTTIPRSTTVRTTRPTTTRTTTTTQRPTTTTHRPTTTTHRPTTTTTRRATTTFRTTTTTTTPAPLNPNDFFQLEGGDSYTIPSWLADIDDPELDAAVTFITPENIQEYNDTISRDILPPLEPYTDLNNIDLPGPTGQFTTTTTTSRPRTTVTTSSTRQAFTTTTRRPTVSTPRPHWVRAYPTTARTTSTTTTQRPNTFDDRFSSNHIAQSHDSILASSTTFPSSKVSTSFLSKSATSTTTTTQRPRLITPTHQQHNDFNRFNQNLPTTNTDHITNTEVENSQGAGKSKFSNSNPFLPTRSNDAPSLGSLNTNKFSTTTTTTTSTTTTTPATPIEENPFDSATIPSWLADFDYPDLAPGVPFIYNTGDSKSEVSNDLLPPSQQNILATDATKPVFITSSPPSFNSFQISPSLTNRHDSISASASTSTTRTFAFNNFPSKVTTTVKPSSIHNAFAIVPNNKNNNQEETAALPPVLFIPPTAETESNVNAAAVNEVNKENPQTNNLNANNYSQQQQTQLQPAATAGQAFNQKPSSSSFNKNFPAPFESTTAPGSADAASSGDQELGSSTKTTFTKSNEGKVITNNIFGFTSDATIPSKQFGFTTSTTAGQTTLQKDFQHSTSDRFSSSSSSFSGSSQTFNKAATPSSFSSFTSTQQSMNFGGFNSNGAIVPATSIGVGKYTGGFGGAPGVLGSGKLGYAVQADGSTRPSSSGAFGQATVGLPTTAPKLPTNPSFANRIGIATPAGVTPDTGVGVNKYQGTFGGPPGVLVPFDIAKSG